In Saprospiraceae bacterium, a genomic segment contains:
- a CDS encoding 5-(carboxyamino)imidazole ribonucleotide synthase has product MGNFNPRSVKIGILGGGQLGKMLAQDAARLDLDISFLDKDLSYPVAKVCPQFIQGDFNNYEDVLNFGRKLDVISIEIEHVNIEALKKLELEGKSVYPQAHILEFIQDKGLQKQFYTKHHFPTAPFILFENTTQIRKSVAENTIKLPFVQKLCKGGYDGKGVQVINTLQDLTKLLEGPSLIESKAKIAKEVAVIAVRNIDGDCKAYSPVSMDFHSEANLVEDVVCPAEIPMAAQKLAIDLAIDIANKLEIVGLLAVEMFYNEDGSIWINEIAPRPHNSGHITLNNGAISQFENHLRAILGHPLGQTLFVIPSLMMNLLGEPGYSGHAIYSGFDEIMDIEGVHVYLYGKEQTKPFRKMGHINITGLDLKSCKEKAIQIRSTIKIIS; this is encoded by the coding sequence ATGGGAAATTTCAATCCTCGTTCAGTTAAAATCGGCATTCTTGGTGGCGGCCAACTTGGCAAAATGTTAGCCCAGGATGCTGCCAGACTGGATCTCGACATATCATTTCTGGATAAAGACTTAAGTTATCCGGTAGCAAAAGTTTGTCCGCAATTTATCCAGGGTGACTTTAATAATTATGAAGATGTCTTGAATTTCGGAAGAAAGCTGGATGTCATTTCTATCGAAATAGAACATGTAAACATAGAAGCTCTAAAAAAATTGGAACTTGAAGGCAAAAGCGTTTATCCGCAAGCTCATATTTTGGAATTCATTCAGGATAAAGGATTACAAAAACAATTTTATACGAAGCATCATTTTCCAACGGCACCATTCATTTTGTTTGAAAATACTACTCAGATACGGAAATCTGTCGCTGAAAATACTATTAAACTACCTTTTGTACAAAAATTGTGCAAAGGAGGATACGATGGAAAGGGAGTACAAGTAATAAATACATTACAAGATCTGACAAAATTGTTAGAAGGGCCAAGCCTGATAGAATCAAAAGCCAAAATTGCCAAAGAAGTAGCCGTGATTGCTGTACGAAATATCGATGGCGATTGTAAAGCGTATTCACCTGTTTCCATGGATTTCCATAGTGAAGCGAATCTTGTTGAAGATGTTGTTTGTCCTGCCGAAATTCCAATGGCTGCCCAAAAATTAGCTATTGATTTAGCCATTGATATTGCCAATAAACTCGAAATTGTAGGACTACTAGCAGTAGAAATGTTTTACAACGAAGATGGAAGCATCTGGATCAATGAAATCGCCCCAAGGCCCCATAATAGTGGTCATATTACACTCAACAATGGCGCTATTAGTCAATTTGAAAATCACCTCAGAGCCATTTTAGGTCATCCTTTAGGCCAAACGCTTTTTGTGATCCCTTCACTCATGATGAATTTATTGGGTGAACCTGGCTATTCTGGCCATGCGATATACTCTGGTTTTGATGAGATTATGGATATCGAAGGCGTTCATGTATATTTATATGGTAAAGAACAGACAAAACCATTCCGAAAAATGGGCCATATTAACATTACAGGACTTGATTTAAAATCGTGCAAAGAGAAAGCAATTCAGATTAGAAGTACAATTAAAATAATATCATGA
- a CDS encoding divalent-cation tolerance protein CutA, translating to MNKILYCFYVPYPDLTSAKVAGKYLVENKLAACIQYYPVNAQFIWNKKLEETDEIILIAKTIKSNNKALRKAIRKMHPYEIPCIAHWEVKVNKEYYNWVKATINYE from the coding sequence ATGAATAAAATCTTATATTGCTTCTATGTTCCTTACCCGGACTTAACTTCTGCAAAAGTCGCCGGTAAATATTTGGTCGAAAATAAACTTGCAGCATGTATTCAATATTATCCGGTAAACGCTCAGTTTATTTGGAATAAAAAATTGGAAGAAACAGATGAAATCATTCTCATAGCTAAAACAATAAAGTCAAATAACAAGGCATTGCGAAAGGCCATTCGCAAAATGCATCCATATGAAATACCTTGCATCGCGCACTGGGAAGTAAAAGTCAACAAAGAGTATTATAATTGGGTGAAGGCTACAATAAACTATGAATGA
- a CDS encoding DHH family phosphoesterase — MEAISQLKDLIQSPKNCVILSHRNPDGDALGSSLGLSLFLQQFKHNVKVIFPSEYPVNFEWMPQTAEVLIYDLNPKVVEQTIQNADLIFCLDFNSLERIDKMAMMVTQRNVPKIMIDHHIDPEPFADIQFSNEQASSTSEMVYDIIRTIQSDKIVSNLIVDCLYTGIMTDTGSFHHATSAKVFQILAEFKSLGLNDTRIQELVNNSQPEKYLKLLGHCLHNRMELFPEQEFGLIWLSKEDYRTFDIKRGDTEGIINYLMMLKNVRVGALVMNQPNIVKLSLRSKGDFSVQQLCKQHFNGGGHKNASGGYSKSGLEEAIVKLKQAMGVQIIA; from the coding sequence ATGGAAGCCATCAGCCAACTTAAAGATCTTATACAATCTCCAAAGAATTGCGTCATTCTTTCGCATCGAAATCCTGATGGCGATGCTTTAGGTTCAAGTTTAGGTTTAAGTCTTTTTCTGCAGCAATTTAAACACAATGTAAAGGTCATATTTCCGAGTGAGTATCCGGTGAATTTTGAATGGATGCCACAAACAGCAGAAGTTTTGATTTATGATTTGAATCCCAAAGTTGTGGAACAAACCATTCAAAATGCAGATCTGATATTTTGCCTCGATTTCAATTCTCTTGAGCGCATTGACAAGATGGCAATGATGGTGACACAGCGAAATGTTCCAAAAATCATGATCGACCATCATATTGATCCGGAGCCATTTGCGGATATCCAATTCAGCAATGAACAAGCCAGTTCTACATCTGAAATGGTATACGACATTATCCGGACTATCCAATCCGACAAAATTGTTAGCAATTTGATCGTAGATTGTCTTTATACTGGAATCATGACAGACACTGGATCCTTTCATCACGCTACCAGCGCGAAAGTATTTCAGATCCTGGCTGAATTTAAGAGTTTGGGATTAAATGACACCCGAATTCAGGAGTTGGTCAATAATAGTCAGCCTGAAAAATATTTAAAATTATTGGGGCATTGTCTTCACAACCGCATGGAGCTTTTTCCCGAACAAGAGTTTGGCTTGATTTGGCTTAGTAAAGAAGATTACAGAACCTTTGATATTAAAAGAGGAGATACGGAAGGAATCATTAATTATCTGATGATGCTGAAGAATGTTCGCGTTGGAGCCCTGGTGATGAACCAACCCAATATTGTAAAATTATCATTAAGGTCTAAAGGAGATTTTTCCGTACAGCAACTATGCAAACAACATTTTAATGGTGGTGGGCACAAAAATGCATCCGGTGGATATTCAAAATCAGGACTTGAAGAAGCCATTGTAAAATTGAAGCAAGCAATGGGTGTCCAAATAATTGCTTAA
- a CDS encoding nucleoside-diphosphate kinase, with the protein MGSRTFMMIKPDAVESGHIGAILDKIQSAGFKIVAMKYTKLSAEKAGEFYAVHKARPFYGELVEFMSRGPIVAAILEKSNAVEDFRKLIGATDPSKAEPGTIRALYAKNVGENAVHGSDSDENAAIEGSFHFAGTEIFSAI; encoded by the coding sequence ATGGGTTCAAGAACTTTTATGATGATCAAACCGGATGCTGTTGAGTCAGGCCACATTGGTGCTATTCTCGATAAAATCCAAAGCGCTGGATTTAAGATCGTTGCTATGAAATACACGAAACTTTCCGCAGAAAAAGCTGGAGAATTTTATGCTGTACACAAAGCTAGGCCGTTTTATGGTGAGTTGGTTGAATTCATGTCCAGAGGCCCCATAGTTGCAGCAATTCTTGAAAAAAGTAATGCCGTTGAGGATTTTAGAAAATTAATCGGTGCAACGGATCCTTCAAAAGCCGAGCCAGGTACCATCCGTGCCCTCTACGCTAAAAATGTAGGCGAAAATGCAGTCCACGGTTCTGATTCAGATGAAAATGCAGCCATTGAAGGCAGTTTTCATTTTGCCGGAACTGAAATTTTCAGCGCAATTTAA
- a CDS encoding cytochrome C peroxidase: MRPLKSINYYLSFSLVLMIGSAALTRHFFKSGNGFLCAIESQELVESNEYIELYAKKLVALEDSIQVILQKVGDNLETNQADILQSIKNARETLKSGDFFWRYVDPIQYRKFNGVLPVEWEVEVFEKWEPPYRREGGGLFLAEEVLTDENPNPEMIKALLQKSLFAVQAFKQDSNVNQLKDPAHFYFANRLFILNLAVIYTSGFENPDSSRILPELIKTLHHTRDIYAVYARVYPSFALPQEFMNLFYKMLFFVNSGQSSYSDFDHFTFIKDYVNPLYALNAQQINSLNLRSKSFNDYSLNNKALSIFSKDLYRAQENFSLFKRATLATKNDLKKLGEQLFHDPILSGNNLRSCASCHHPNQFFIDTNAVAPLAFDQKGILSRNAPSLINASINHLLMHDGLHLSLKDQLKAVHQKVDEMNADEETTMKELLSCPDYKKQLQLLVENSSDKKLSFEHVAEAIISYYTSFDTAVSEFDLAITGRTQVSKQVKKGFNLFMGKAACGTCHFAPHFNGIKPPYTGNEFEVLGVPVDTNFTALSADQGRYGVHPVPEMRNAFRTGALRNIGKTKPYMHNGLYKSLEEVIEFYNKGGGKGRGLQLDHQTLPEDQLQLTDLEKRQLVHFLESLNERLVINPLPPVLPECKSKELNQRISGGVY, from the coding sequence ATGAGACCTTTAAAAAGTATAAATTACTACCTCAGTTTTAGCCTGGTTTTAATGATAGGATCTGCAGCACTCACAAGACATTTTTTTAAGTCTGGGAATGGTTTTTTATGCGCTATCGAAAGTCAAGAGTTAGTTGAATCCAATGAATACATAGAACTCTATGCTAAGAAGCTGGTTGCGCTCGAAGATTCCATTCAAGTTATTCTCCAAAAAGTTGGTGATAATTTAGAAACAAATCAGGCAGATATCCTTCAATCTATTAAAAATGCCCGGGAAACTTTGAAATCCGGTGATTTCTTTTGGAGATATGTTGATCCCATTCAATACAGAAAATTTAATGGAGTTTTGCCTGTAGAGTGGGAAGTAGAAGTATTTGAAAAATGGGAGCCTCCATATCGCAGGGAAGGGGGCGGATTATTTCTTGCTGAAGAAGTGCTGACGGATGAAAACCCCAATCCTGAAATGATTAAAGCTTTATTACAAAAGTCACTTTTTGCAGTACAGGCTTTTAAACAGGATAGTAATGTAAATCAGCTAAAGGATCCTGCCCATTTCTATTTTGCGAATAGATTGTTTATTTTAAACCTCGCAGTAATTTATACCAGTGGATTTGAAAATCCGGATTCTTCAAGAATCCTACCTGAGTTGATAAAAACACTTCACCACACAAGGGATATTTATGCAGTCTATGCAAGAGTGTATCCTTCATTTGCCTTGCCTCAGGAATTCATGAATCTGTTTTACAAAATGCTGTTTTTTGTTAACTCCGGACAAAGCTCCTATTCTGATTTTGATCATTTTACTTTTATTAAAGATTATGTAAATCCGCTATACGCATTAAATGCACAACAGATCAATAGCTTAAATCTCCGATCTAAAAGTTTCAATGATTATTCCTTAAACAATAAAGCGCTTTCTATTTTTTCAAAAGATTTGTATCGAGCTCAGGAAAACTTTTCATTATTTAAAAGAGCCACATTAGCAACAAAAAACGATTTGAAAAAATTAGGGGAGCAGCTTTTTCATGATCCTATTTTATCAGGGAATAATTTAAGATCATGTGCATCTTGTCATCACCCCAATCAATTTTTTATTGATACGAATGCCGTTGCTCCTTTAGCCTTTGACCAAAAAGGAATTTTAAGCCGAAATGCTCCAAGTCTCATCAATGCAAGTATCAACCATTTATTAATGCACGATGGGCTTCACCTAAGTTTGAAAGATCAGCTCAAAGCCGTTCATCAAAAAGTCGACGAAATGAATGCGGATGAAGAAACGACCATGAAAGAGTTGCTGTCATGTCCGGACTATAAAAAGCAATTACAACTGTTAGTTGAAAATAGTTCTGATAAAAAACTCTCGTTTGAACATGTAGCCGAGGCCATCATCAGTTATTATACTTCATTTGATACCGCTGTTTCTGAATTCGATCTGGCCATCACCGGCAGGACTCAAGTTTCAAAACAAGTCAAAAAGGGATTTAACTTATTCATGGGTAAGGCAGCATGTGGCACTTGTCATTTTGCGCCTCATTTTAATGGCATTAAACCTCCGTATACGGGAAATGAATTTGAAGTATTGGGTGTTCCCGTAGATACCAATTTTACGGCGCTAAGTGCAGACCAGGGAAGGTATGGTGTCCATCCGGTGCCTGAAATGCGAAATGCCTTTCGTACCGGAGCTTTGAGGAATATTGGCAAAACAAAGCCTTACATGCATAATGGACTTTATAAAAGTCTGGAGGAAGTCATTGAGTTTTATAACAAGGGTGGGGGTAAAGGCAGAGGACTCCAACTGGATCATCAGACATTGCCGGAGGATCAGCTTCAATTAACAGATTTAGAAAAAAGGCAATTAGTGCACTTTCTGGAATCTTTAAATGAACGACTTGTTATAAATCCATTGCCACCTGTATTACCGGAATGCAAATCCAAAGAATTGAACCAACGCATTTCCGGTGGTGTTTATTAA
- a CDS encoding dihydroorotase — MNKLIIKNALIINEGSQFYADLLIKGQRIERIDPSISVRNEEVFDAGGLCLIPGCIDDQVHFREPGLTHKATIFSESRAAVAGGITSFMEMPNTIPQALTQQLLEDKYNIASKTSAANYSFYMGASNHNLEDVLAINYDQVCGIKVFMGSSTGDMLVDNVNTLENLFKNAPVLIATHCEDEATVKANLLDFQNRWGASLHAEMHPQIRNREACYKSSSLAVALAKKHGTRLHILHISTKEELSLFDATLALSEKRITAEGCVHHMFFNDSHYASLGNKIKCNPAIKTLDDSEAIAYGLKSGAIDVVATDHAPHTLEEKEKHYLEAPAGLPLVQHSLLIMLSLAEKYSWDLPFIVRKMSHDPAVCFQVQERGYIREGYFADLVLVDPNSATLVDKSSLFYKCAWSPLEGFNLKGKIKRTWVNGNLVFDGSSILSAAPAGLRLQFKRS; from the coding sequence ATGAATAAATTAATTATTAAAAACGCCTTGATAATCAATGAAGGAAGCCAATTTTATGCCGATCTACTGATAAAAGGGCAACGTATAGAGCGCATTGATCCTTCTATAAGTGTCAGGAATGAAGAGGTCTTTGATGCAGGAGGATTGTGTCTGATTCCAGGCTGTATTGATGACCAGGTGCATTTCAGGGAGCCTGGTCTTACCCATAAGGCAACCATCTTTAGTGAGTCAAGGGCGGCCGTAGCAGGTGGTATTACCAGTTTTATGGAAATGCCCAACACAATTCCTCAGGCTTTGACTCAGCAATTATTGGAAGATAAATATAACATTGCCTCCAAAACTTCAGCTGCAAATTATTCTTTTTATATGGGAGCTTCTAACCACAATCTGGAAGACGTGCTGGCTATTAATTATGATCAGGTTTGTGGTATTAAAGTCTTTATGGGCTCATCCACAGGTGACATGTTGGTAGATAATGTAAATACGCTTGAAAATTTATTTAAAAATGCTCCGGTATTAATTGCGACACACTGCGAAGATGAAGCAACCGTAAAAGCAAATCTTCTGGATTTTCAAAATCGCTGGGGAGCCTCATTGCATGCTGAAATGCATCCACAAATTCGAAATCGAGAAGCATGTTATAAGTCTTCATCACTGGCCGTCGCGCTGGCCAAAAAGCATGGCACGAGATTGCATATTTTACATATCAGCACAAAGGAAGAATTAAGCCTATTTGATGCGACTTTAGCTCTTTCTGAAAAGAGAATAACGGCAGAAGGCTGTGTCCATCATATGTTTTTTAACGATTCACATTATGCTAGTTTAGGAAATAAAATCAAATGCAATCCGGCCATTAAAACGCTTGATGACAGCGAGGCAATTGCCTATGGACTAAAATCCGGAGCGATTGATGTGGTCGCAACTGACCATGCTCCACACACGCTTGAAGAAAAAGAGAAGCATTATTTAGAAGCTCCTGCAGGATTGCCTTTGGTTCAGCATAGTTTACTCATCATGCTGAGCCTGGCAGAAAAATACAGTTGGGATCTTCCTTTTATTGTCCGCAAAATGAGCCATGATCCTGCGGTATGTTTTCAAGTGCAGGAACGAGGATATATACGTGAAGGTTATTTTGCAGATCTCGTTTTGGTTGATCCGAATTCAGCTACTTTAGTTGATAAAAGTTCACTTTTCTATAAATGCGCCTGGTCGCCGCTTGAAGGATTTAACTTAAAAGGTAAAATCAAACGAACCTGGGTTAATGGAAATTTGGTTTTTGATGGGAGTTCTATTCTAAGTGCAGCGCCAGCTGGATTGCGTTTGCAATTTAAAAGAAGTTAA
- a CDS encoding triose-phosphate isomerase → MQSKRQKVVAANWKMNVLPSKAMDLIHQYDISFNESFPQIIVCAPFTNLSNLLESCEMGYFLGAQNCSSEKLGAYTGEIAPEMLVDLNCTHVLIGHSEARQRNPNENLQIPAKIRRAIDCGLKVIYCCGEQLEARNLNQESTFVESQLQADLAQIDIGDLKNLIIAYEPIWAIGTGQHATSEQAQDMHSFIRVVINDKFQNQASSICILYGGSVTAINAIQLSQMPDIDGVLVGGSSLKPVEFKSICEAFIYQ, encoded by the coding sequence ATGCAAAGTAAACGACAAAAAGTGGTTGCTGCCAACTGGAAAATGAATGTTTTGCCGAGTAAGGCGATGGATTTAATCCATCAATACGACATCTCTTTCAATGAATCATTTCCTCAAATTATTGTATGTGCGCCATTCACAAATCTCAGTAATTTATTGGAAAGCTGCGAAATGGGCTACTTTCTAGGGGCTCAAAACTGCTCTTCTGAAAAATTAGGTGCATATACCGGCGAAATTGCGCCTGAAATGCTGGTAGATTTAAATTGTACCCATGTGCTCATCGGACACAGCGAAGCAAGACAGAGAAATCCAAACGAAAACTTGCAGATTCCCGCTAAAATTAGAAGAGCTATCGATTGTGGCCTGAAGGTGATCTATTGTTGCGGAGAACAATTGGAAGCCAGAAATTTAAATCAGGAATCTACATTTGTTGAATCGCAACTTCAAGCGGATCTGGCTCAAATAGACATTGGTGATCTAAAAAATTTAATCATTGCTTATGAACCCATATGGGCTATTGGAACCGGGCAACATGCAACGTCTGAACAAGCTCAGGATATGCATTCGTTTATCCGAGTTGTAATAAATGATAAATTTCAAAACCAGGCTAGTTCAATTTGTATTTTATACGGCGGAAGTGTTACTGCTATCAATGCCATACAGCTTAGCCAGATGCCTGATATTGATGGAGTATTGGTTGGCGGTAGTAGTCTAAAGCCGGTCGAATTCAAATCTATTTGTGAAGCCTTTATTTATCAATAA
- the prfB gene encoding peptide chain release factor 2 (programmed frameshift), whose protein sequence is MTIEQFKDLKKRLGELRGFLDVDHKKLQIEDKEQQTLDPNFWNQAERAEEIMREIKSAKKWLSSYIHAETAVNDLEVLWEFSESGDVSELELEDKYNECLHILDDIEFRSTLNNPEDELSCVIEINAGAGGTESCDWSAMLYRMYLMWAERNGYKVSQINYQAGDVAGIKTAELEINGDYAYGMLKGENGVHRLVRVSPYNSQGKRMTSFSSIFVHPLIDDRIEVSINTADLEWDTFRSSGAGGQHVNKTESAVRVRHLPSGLVVECQQERSQHQNREKALQLLKSKLYEKELERQRFEKSKVEATKMKNEWGSQIRSYVLDDRRVKDHRTGYQTAQTELVLDGYIDEFLKAFLMNRQITTEE, encoded by the exons ATGACTATTGAACAATTCAAAGATTTAAAGAAAAGGCTCGGTGAGCTAAGGGGGTTTCTT GACGTCGATCACAAAAAACTCCAAATAGAAGACAAAGAGCAACAAACACTTGATCCCAATTTCTGGAATCAGGCAGAACGCGCTGAAGAAATTATGCGTGAAATCAAGTCGGCGAAAAAGTGGTTGTCCTCTTACATCCATGCTGAAACTGCTGTCAATGATCTGGAGGTTTTATGGGAATTTTCTGAATCCGGAGATGTCAGCGAGTTGGAACTCGAGGATAAATACAATGAGTGTTTGCATATTCTCGACGACATTGAGTTTCGTTCAACTTTGAATAATCCTGAGGATGAGCTAAGTTGTGTCATAGAAATTAATGCTGGTGCAGGTGGTACGGAATCCTGTGATTGGTCTGCAATGTTATATCGAATGTACCTGATGTGGGCTGAGCGAAACGGTTACAAAGTCAGTCAGATCAACTATCAGGCAGGAGATGTAGCCGGTATCAAAACCGCAGAACTTGAAATCAATGGCGATTATGCTTACGGAATGTTGAAGGGTGAGAATGGTGTACATCGCCTGGTCAGAGTCAGTCCATACAATTCACAAGGAAAGCGAATGACTTCATTTTCTTCCATTTTTGTACATCCACTTATCGATGATCGCATAGAAGTCAGCATCAATACTGCAGATTTGGAATGGGATACTTTTAGATCCAGTGGAGCAGGTGGACAACACGTAAACAAAACAGAATCTGCGGTCAGAGTTCGGCATTTACCGAGTGGTTTGGTCGTCGAATGTCAGCAAGAACGGTCGCAACATCAGAATCGTGAAAAGGCACTTCAATTGTTAAAATCAAAATTGTATGAAAAGGAATTGGAGCGGCAGAGATTTGAAAAAAGCAAAGTAGAAGCTACTAAAATGAAAAACGAATGGGGTTCGCAAATCCGATCTTATGTATTAGATGACCGCAGAGTAAAGGACCATCGAACCGGCTATCAAACAGCACAGACTGAATTGGTATTGGATGGATATATCGACGAATTTTTGAAAGCCTTCCTGATGAATCGACAAATTACAACTGAAGAATAA
- a CDS encoding MBL fold metallo-hydrolase, translated as MIKAIHKIICGYFKLDGGAMFGVVPKTMWSKQNPPDENDMCSWALRCLLIETDEKLILVDTGMGNKQDEKFRSFFHPHGEQSLISSLAKKGFTADDITDVFLTHLHFDHCGGAVIRNENGELVPAFSKAKYWSNPRHWEWAMKPNERERASFLKENFVPLMDHGVLHFIENDKATLEWLPGIDIRFVYGHTEAMMLPEIDFENRTYIYCADLFPSSFHVPMPYIMSYDVRPLVTLQEKEIVLNQAVDHEHVLVFEHDPFIDAATVIRDDKGKIKVDRAIELN; from the coding sequence ATGATTAAAGCAATTCATAAAATTATATGCGGATATTTCAAACTGGATGGTGGAGCCATGTTTGGTGTCGTACCCAAAACGATGTGGTCAAAACAAAATCCACCGGATGAAAATGACATGTGTTCATGGGCATTAAGATGCTTGCTTATTGAAACCGACGAAAAACTAATTTTAGTAGATACCGGAATGGGCAATAAACAAGATGAAAAATTTCGTTCCTTTTTTCATCCACATGGAGAACAAAGCTTAATCTCGTCACTTGCTAAAAAAGGATTTACAGCCGATGATATAACGGATGTTTTTTTGACTCACTTGCATTTTGATCATTGTGGTGGTGCAGTGATCCGCAATGAAAATGGGGAATTGGTTCCCGCCTTTTCGAAAGCCAAATATTGGAGCAATCCGCGACATTGGGAATGGGCCATGAAGCCGAATGAAAGAGAACGCGCTTCTTTTCTGAAAGAAAATTTTGTTCCGTTGATGGACCACGGTGTCTTACATTTTATTGAAAACGACAAGGCCACTTTAGAATGGTTGCCAGGCATCGATATTCGTTTCGTATATGGACATACAGAAGCTATGATGCTACCGGAAATTGATTTCGAAAACAGAACTTATATCTATTGTGCAGATTTATTTCCCAGTTCTTTCCATGTACCCATGCCATATATTATGAGTTATGACGTAAGGCCTTTGGTTACCTTACAAGAAAAGGAAATTGTTTTGAATCAAGCAGTCGATCACGAACATGTGTTAGTATTTGAACATGACCCATTTATAGATGCAGCTACGGTCATTCGCGATGATAAAGGAAAGATCAAAGTAGACAGAGCCATTGAACTCAATTAA
- the purE gene encoding 5-(carboxyamino)imidazole ribonucleotide mutase, with translation MKDLPLVGIIMGSDSDLRIMKEAADVLDQFGISYELRIVSAHRTPEHMVDYAKSAKTKGLKVIIAGAGGAAHLPGMVASMTNIPVIGVPIRSSNSIDGWDSILSILQMPAGVPVATMALNGSKNAGLLACKILATHDEVLYSDLESNRWELASDVMRKDEKISGRMITRKPIL, from the coding sequence ATGAAAGATCTTCCTTTAGTAGGTATCATTATGGGTTCAGACAGCGACTTGCGCATTATGAAAGAAGCAGCTGATGTATTGGATCAATTTGGAATCAGTTATGAACTGAGAATCGTCTCTGCTCACAGAACACCAGAACACATGGTAGATTATGCAAAATCGGCAAAAACCAAAGGTTTGAAAGTCATCATTGCCGGTGCGGGTGGCGCTGCACATCTTCCAGGAATGGTTGCATCTATGACCAATATCCCCGTAATAGGAGTTCCTATACGGTCTTCAAATTCTATTGATGGTTGGGATTCAATTTTATCGATTTTACAAATGCCTGCAGGAGTTCCTGTGGCCACTATGGCACTTAATGGATCCAAAAATGCAGGCTTGCTTGCATGTAAAATCTTGGCTACACATGATGAAGTCTTATACTCCGATCTTGAATCAAACCGCTGGGAATTGGCATCTGATGTCATGCGTAAAGACGAAAAAATTTCAGGCAGAATGATTACGAGAAAACCTATTCTATAA
- a CDS encoding FKBP-type peptidyl-prolyl cis-trans isomerase: MKNFLFTLTLAFMLLMGITGCKQNNSVQKTLNGFDFEFIQNESGDSPKEGDYVYFRYYVKNGDSTLFSSTMQNDLIRFKLPKIEKQEPKNAQPMLEAIYLMSKGDSGVVHQIVDEEMKKVIGIQDIEKLSFYIALVDVKDEAAYKTDMEAEQAKAEERRVSMQGEAAAVAEKVKTILADFKAGKFDASLLKTESGLRYIVHEAGNGAKAQAGSPVSVHYYGTLMDGTRFDDSWSRGDAFKFMLGQGQVIPGWDEGVANLNEGAKATLIVPAALGYGAEGAPPTIPGNSELMFYIEVQKVN, from the coding sequence ATGAAAAATTTTTTATTTACATTAACTTTAGCATTCATGTTGCTTATGGGCATCACTGGATGTAAACAGAATAATTCTGTACAAAAGACTTTGAATGGCTTTGATTTTGAGTTTATACAAAATGAAAGCGGCGATTCACCTAAGGAAGGTGATTACGTATATTTTCGTTATTATGTGAAGAATGGCGATTCAACCTTGTTTTCATCGACCATGCAAAATGATTTGATCCGTTTTAAATTGCCTAAAATTGAAAAACAGGAGCCCAAAAATGCGCAGCCTATGCTGGAAGCCATTTATTTAATGTCAAAGGGTGATAGTGGAGTGGTCCACCAGATTGTTGACGAAGAAATGAAAAAAGTAATAGGCATACAGGATATTGAAAAGCTTTCATTTTACATTGCATTGGTGGATGTAAAAGATGAAGCTGCTTATAAAACTGACATGGAAGCAGAACAAGCGAAAGCAGAAGAACGCAGAGTATCCATGCAAGGCGAAGCTGCTGCTGTAGCTGAAAAAGTAAAAACAATACTTGCCGATTTTAAAGCTGGTAAATTTGACGCAAGCCTTTTAAAGACAGAAAGTGGTTTGCGTTATATCGTGCACGAAGCAGGCAATGGAGCTAAAGCTCAAGCAGGTTCGCCGGTGAGTGTACATTATTATGGCACCCTGATGGATGGAACTCGTTTTGATGATTCCTGGTCAAGAGGTGATGCATTTAAATTCATGTTGGGTCAGGGTCAGGTCATTCCAGGTTGGGATGAAGGTGTCGCCAATTTGAATGAAGGTGCAAAAGCGACCTTAATTGTTCCTGCAGCATTGGGATATGGAGCAGAAGGAGCACCGCCAACAATTCCGGGAAATTCTGAATTGATGTTTTACATCGAAGTTCAGAAAGTAAACTAA